One window from the genome of Sebastes umbrosus isolate fSebUmb1 chromosome 12, fSebUmb1.pri, whole genome shotgun sequence encodes:
- the LOC119498100 gene encoding serine/arginine-rich splicing factor 11-like isoform X4 — MNYTTKVVQVTNVSPSTTSEQMRTLFGFLGTIEELKLFPPDDSPMPVTSRVCFVKFQEPESVGVSQHLTNTVFVDRALIVVPFAEGSIPDEAKALSLLAPANAVAGILPGGGLLPTPNPMSNPAVRLQIMGGNPFGVPNMDAMAAFGFPGPNMNPQAADQLLKFMTDPKLNPLAAGLNLSASLKADASNKEIEEAMKRVREAQSLISAAIEPGNKESKKKRSRSRSRSRRRRSRSRSRHRRTRSRSRRRSNSRSRRRSKSPRRRHTDSRDQSRRSPSRSRDRKKDDSGRRRSKTPPKSYSTARRSRSEDRRRRRSRSGSRSPPKKSPKRRTPSPRRHKKEKKRDKERDRDRKSDKDRVREERERSTSKKKKSRDKERERERERDRKSDGEKGDVKSVEGNGTARSVKQAKVNGADDHHEEDMDVSD, encoded by the exons ATGAATTACACCACGAAGGTTGTCCAGGTGACCAATGTGTCTCCGAGCACCACGTCCGAGCAGATGAGGACTCTGTTCGGCTTCCTGGGGACCATCGAGGAGCTCAAGCTGTTTCCTCCAGA TGATTCTCCGATGCCGGTGACATCGCGGGTGTGTTTTGTGAAGTTCCAGGAGCCAGAGTCTGTTGGAGTGTCTCAACATCTGACTAACACCGTGTTCGTGGACAGAGCACTGATTGTGGTCCCATTTGCTGAAG GATCTATTCCAGATGAGGCGAAAGCTTTGTCACTGCTGGCGCCAGCAAACGCTGTTGCAGGAATTCTGCCAGGAGGAGGACTTCTTCCAACGCCCAACCCCATGTCCAATCCAGCTGTAAGACTTCAAATT ATGGGAGGGAACCCTTTCGGTGTTCCGAACATGGATGCAATGGCTGCATTTGGATTCCCAGGACCCAATATGAATCCCCAG GCTGCTGATCAGCTGTTAAAGTTCATGACAGATCCAAA GCTGAATCCTTTGGCTGCAGGCTTAAACCTGAGTGCAAGCCTGAAGGCTGATGCATCCAATAAAGAAATCGAAGAGGCCATGAAGAGAGTCAGAGAGGCCCAGTCGCTCATTTCGGCTGCTATCGAACCTGGAA ACAAGGAAAGCAAGAAGAAGCGCTCTCGTAGTAGGTCCAggtccaggaggaggaggtctaGATCACGATCAAGACACAG GCGAACCCGGAGCAGATCAAGGCGCCGGTCAAACTCCAGAAGCAGAAGGCGCTCCAAAAGCCCCCGCAGGAGACACACCGACTCCAGAGACCAAAGCAGGCGATCTCCGAGCAGGTCCAG agatagaaagaaagacGATTCAGGGAGAAGAAGATCTAAAACACCACCTAAAAGCTACAGCACAGCCAGGAGGTCACGCAGCGAGGACCG GAGACGCAGGAGAAGTCGAAGCGGCAGCCGATCTCCTCCTAAAAAGTCTCCTAAAAGAAGGACTCCATCTCCTAGAAG acacaagaaagaaaagaaaagggatAAAGAAAGGGACCGGGACCGCAAGAGTGATAAAGATCGCGTTCGTGAGGAACGTGAGCGCTCCACcagtaagaaaaagaaaagtagagACAAAGAACGAGAACGAGAGCGAGAGCGGGACAGGAAATCagacggagagaaaggagaTGTCAAG TCTGTAGAAGGTAACGGCACAGCGCGGTCTGTGAAGCAGGCCAAAGTTAACGGAGCTGACGATCACCATGAAGAAGACATGGACGTCAGCGATTAA
- the LOC119498100 gene encoding serine/arginine-rich splicing factor 11-like isoform X7 yields MSNPAVRLQIMGGNPFGVPNMDAMAAFGFPGPNMNPQAADQLLKFMTDPKLNPLAAGLNLSASLKADASNKEIEEAMKRVREAQSLISAAIEPGNKESKKKRSRSRSRSRRRRSRSRSRHRRTRSRSRRRSNSRSRRRSKSPRRRHTDSRDQSRRSPSRSRDRKKDDSGRRRSKTPPKSYSTARRSRSEDRRRRRSRSGSRSPPKKSPKRRTPSPRRHKKEKKRDKERDRDRKSDKDRVREERERSTSKKKKSRDKERERERERDRKSDGEKGDVKITRDYDEEEQGYDSEKEREDRKDSDDSALSPQSVEGNGTARSVKQAKVNGADDHHEEDMDVSD; encoded by the exons ATGTCCAATCCAGCTGTAAGACTTCAAATT ATGGGAGGGAACCCTTTCGGTGTTCCGAACATGGATGCAATGGCTGCATTTGGATTCCCAGGACCCAATATGAATCCCCAG GCTGCTGATCAGCTGTTAAAGTTCATGACAGATCCAAA GCTGAATCCTTTGGCTGCAGGCTTAAACCTGAGTGCAAGCCTGAAGGCTGATGCATCCAATAAAGAAATCGAAGAGGCCATGAAGAGAGTCAGAGAGGCCCAGTCGCTCATTTCGGCTGCTATCGAACCTGGAA ACAAGGAAAGCAAGAAGAAGCGCTCTCGTAGTAGGTCCAggtccaggaggaggaggtctaGATCACGATCAAGACACAG GCGAACCCGGAGCAGATCAAGGCGCCGGTCAAACTCCAGAAGCAGAAGGCGCTCCAAAAGCCCCCGCAGGAGACACACCGACTCCAGAGACCAAAGCAGGCGATCTCCGAGCAGGTCCAG agatagaaagaaagacGATTCAGGGAGAAGAAGATCTAAAACACCACCTAAAAGCTACAGCACAGCCAGGAGGTCACGCAGCGAGGACCG GAGACGCAGGAGAAGTCGAAGCGGCAGCCGATCTCCTCCTAAAAAGTCTCCTAAAAGAAGGACTCCATCTCCTAGAAG acacaagaaagaaaagaaaagggatAAAGAAAGGGACCGGGACCGCAAGAGTGATAAAGATCGCGTTCGTGAGGAACGTGAGCGCTCCACcagtaagaaaaagaaaagtagagACAAAGAACGAGAACGAGAGCGAGAGCGGGACAGGAAATCagacggagagaaaggagaTGTCAAG ATCACCAGGGATTATGACGAGGAAGAACAAGGCTACGACAGCGAGAAGGAGCGGGAGGACAGGAAGGATTCTGACGACTCTGCTTTGTCTCCTCAGTCTGTAGAAGGTAACGGCACAGCGCGGTCTGTGAAGCAGGCCAAAGTTAACGGAGCTGACGATCACCATGAAGAAGACATGGACGTCAGCGATTAA
- the LOC119498100 gene encoding serine/arginine-rich splicing factor 11-like isoform X1, translating into MNYTTKVVQVTNVSPSTTSEQMRTLFGFLGTIEELKLFPPDDSPMPVTSRVCFVKFQEPESVGVSQHLTNTVFVDRALIVVPFAEGSIPDEAKALSLLAPANAVAGILPGGGLLPTPNPMSNPAVRLQIMGGNPFGVPNMDAMAAFGFPGPNMNPQAADQLLKFMTDPKLNPLAAGLNLSASLKADASNKEIEEAMKRVREAQSLISAAIEPGNKESKKKRSRSRSRSRRRRSRSRSRHRRTRSRSRRRSNSRSRRRSKSPRRRHTDSRDQSRRSPSRSRDRKKDDSGRRRSKTPPKSYSTARRSRSEDRRRRRSRSGSRSPPKKSPKRRTPSPRRHKKEKKRDKERDRDRKSDKDRVREERERSTSKKKKSRDKERERERERDRKSDGEKGDVKITRDYDEEEQGYDSEKEREDRKDSDDSALSPQSVEGNGTARSVKQAKVNGADDHHEEDMDVSD; encoded by the exons ATGAATTACACCACGAAGGTTGTCCAGGTGACCAATGTGTCTCCGAGCACCACGTCCGAGCAGATGAGGACTCTGTTCGGCTTCCTGGGGACCATCGAGGAGCTCAAGCTGTTTCCTCCAGA TGATTCTCCGATGCCGGTGACATCGCGGGTGTGTTTTGTGAAGTTCCAGGAGCCAGAGTCTGTTGGAGTGTCTCAACATCTGACTAACACCGTGTTCGTGGACAGAGCACTGATTGTGGTCCCATTTGCTGAAG GATCTATTCCAGATGAGGCGAAAGCTTTGTCACTGCTGGCGCCAGCAAACGCTGTTGCAGGAATTCTGCCAGGAGGAGGACTTCTTCCAACGCCCAACCCCATGTCCAATCCAGCTGTAAGACTTCAAATT ATGGGAGGGAACCCTTTCGGTGTTCCGAACATGGATGCAATGGCTGCATTTGGATTCCCAGGACCCAATATGAATCCCCAG GCTGCTGATCAGCTGTTAAAGTTCATGACAGATCCAAA GCTGAATCCTTTGGCTGCAGGCTTAAACCTGAGTGCAAGCCTGAAGGCTGATGCATCCAATAAAGAAATCGAAGAGGCCATGAAGAGAGTCAGAGAGGCCCAGTCGCTCATTTCGGCTGCTATCGAACCTGGAA ACAAGGAAAGCAAGAAGAAGCGCTCTCGTAGTAGGTCCAggtccaggaggaggaggtctaGATCACGATCAAGACACAG GCGAACCCGGAGCAGATCAAGGCGCCGGTCAAACTCCAGAAGCAGAAGGCGCTCCAAAAGCCCCCGCAGGAGACACACCGACTCCAGAGACCAAAGCAGGCGATCTCCGAGCAGGTCCAG agatagaaagaaagacGATTCAGGGAGAAGAAGATCTAAAACACCACCTAAAAGCTACAGCACAGCCAGGAGGTCACGCAGCGAGGACCG GAGACGCAGGAGAAGTCGAAGCGGCAGCCGATCTCCTCCTAAAAAGTCTCCTAAAAGAAGGACTCCATCTCCTAGAAG acacaagaaagaaaagaaaagggatAAAGAAAGGGACCGGGACCGCAAGAGTGATAAAGATCGCGTTCGTGAGGAACGTGAGCGCTCCACcagtaagaaaaagaaaagtagagACAAAGAACGAGAACGAGAGCGAGAGCGGGACAGGAAATCagacggagagaaaggagaTGTCAAG ATCACCAGGGATTATGACGAGGAAGAACAAGGCTACGACAGCGAGAAGGAGCGGGAGGACAGGAAGGATTCTGACGACTCTGCTTTGTCTCCTCAGTCTGTAGAAGGTAACGGCACAGCGCGGTCTGTGAAGCAGGCCAAAGTTAACGGAGCTGACGATCACCATGAAGAAGACATGGACGTCAGCGATTAA
- the LOC119498100 gene encoding serine/arginine-rich splicing factor 11-like isoform X5 translates to MNYTTKVVQVTNVSPSTTSEQMRTLFGFLGTIEELKLFPPDDSPMPVTSRVCFVKFQEPESVGVSQHLTNTVFVDRALIVVPFAEGSIPDEAKALSLLAPANAVAGILPGGGLLPTPNPMSNPAVRLQIMGGNPFGVPNMDAMAAFGFPGPNMNPQAADQLLKFMTDPKLNPLAAGLNLSASLKADASNKEIEEAMKRVREAQSLISAAIEPGNKESKKKRSRSRSRSRRRRSRSRSRHRRTRSRSRRRSNSRSRRRSKSPRRRHTDSRDQSRRSPSRSRDRKKDDSGRRRSKTPPKSYSTARRSRSEDRRRRRSRSGSRSPPKKSPKRRTPSPRRHKKEKKRDKERDRDRKSDKDRVREERERSTSKKKKSRDKERERERERDRKSDGEKGDVKWFPLPDHQGL, encoded by the exons ATGAATTACACCACGAAGGTTGTCCAGGTGACCAATGTGTCTCCGAGCACCACGTCCGAGCAGATGAGGACTCTGTTCGGCTTCCTGGGGACCATCGAGGAGCTCAAGCTGTTTCCTCCAGA TGATTCTCCGATGCCGGTGACATCGCGGGTGTGTTTTGTGAAGTTCCAGGAGCCAGAGTCTGTTGGAGTGTCTCAACATCTGACTAACACCGTGTTCGTGGACAGAGCACTGATTGTGGTCCCATTTGCTGAAG GATCTATTCCAGATGAGGCGAAAGCTTTGTCACTGCTGGCGCCAGCAAACGCTGTTGCAGGAATTCTGCCAGGAGGAGGACTTCTTCCAACGCCCAACCCCATGTCCAATCCAGCTGTAAGACTTCAAATT ATGGGAGGGAACCCTTTCGGTGTTCCGAACATGGATGCAATGGCTGCATTTGGATTCCCAGGACCCAATATGAATCCCCAG GCTGCTGATCAGCTGTTAAAGTTCATGACAGATCCAAA GCTGAATCCTTTGGCTGCAGGCTTAAACCTGAGTGCAAGCCTGAAGGCTGATGCATCCAATAAAGAAATCGAAGAGGCCATGAAGAGAGTCAGAGAGGCCCAGTCGCTCATTTCGGCTGCTATCGAACCTGGAA ACAAGGAAAGCAAGAAGAAGCGCTCTCGTAGTAGGTCCAggtccaggaggaggaggtctaGATCACGATCAAGACACAG GCGAACCCGGAGCAGATCAAGGCGCCGGTCAAACTCCAGAAGCAGAAGGCGCTCCAAAAGCCCCCGCAGGAGACACACCGACTCCAGAGACCAAAGCAGGCGATCTCCGAGCAGGTCCAG agatagaaagaaagacGATTCAGGGAGAAGAAGATCTAAAACACCACCTAAAAGCTACAGCACAGCCAGGAGGTCACGCAGCGAGGACCG GAGACGCAGGAGAAGTCGAAGCGGCAGCCGATCTCCTCCTAAAAAGTCTCCTAAAAGAAGGACTCCATCTCCTAGAAG acacaagaaagaaaagaaaagggatAAAGAAAGGGACCGGGACCGCAAGAGTGATAAAGATCGCGTTCGTGAGGAACGTGAGCGCTCCACcagtaagaaaaagaaaagtagagACAAAGAACGAGAACGAGAGCGAGAGCGGGACAGGAAATCagacggagagaaaggagaTGTCAAG TGGTTTCCTCTCCCAGATCACCAGGGATTATGA
- the LOC119498100 gene encoding serine/arginine-rich splicing factor 11-like isoform X2, producing MNYTTKVVQVTNVSPSTTSEQMRTLFGFLGTIEELKLFPPDDSPMPVTSRVCFVKFQEPESVGVSQHLTNTVFVDRALIVVPFAEGSIPDEAKALSLLAPANAVAGILPGGGLLPTPNPMSNPAMGGNPFGVPNMDAMAAFGFPGPNMNPQAADQLLKFMTDPKLNPLAAGLNLSASLKADASNKEIEEAMKRVREAQSLISAAIEPGNKESKKKRSRSRSRSRRRRSRSRSRHRRTRSRSRRRSNSRSRRRSKSPRRRHTDSRDQSRRSPSRSRDRKKDDSGRRRSKTPPKSYSTARRSRSEDRRRRRSRSGSRSPPKKSPKRRTPSPRRHKKEKKRDKERDRDRKSDKDRVREERERSTSKKKKSRDKERERERERDRKSDGEKGDVKITRDYDEEEQGYDSEKEREDRKDSDDSALSPQSVEGNGTARSVKQAKVNGADDHHEEDMDVSD from the exons ATGAATTACACCACGAAGGTTGTCCAGGTGACCAATGTGTCTCCGAGCACCACGTCCGAGCAGATGAGGACTCTGTTCGGCTTCCTGGGGACCATCGAGGAGCTCAAGCTGTTTCCTCCAGA TGATTCTCCGATGCCGGTGACATCGCGGGTGTGTTTTGTGAAGTTCCAGGAGCCAGAGTCTGTTGGAGTGTCTCAACATCTGACTAACACCGTGTTCGTGGACAGAGCACTGATTGTGGTCCCATTTGCTGAAG GATCTATTCCAGATGAGGCGAAAGCTTTGTCACTGCTGGCGCCAGCAAACGCTGTTGCAGGAATTCTGCCAGGAGGAGGACTTCTTCCAACGCCCAACCCCATGTCCAATCCAGCT ATGGGAGGGAACCCTTTCGGTGTTCCGAACATGGATGCAATGGCTGCATTTGGATTCCCAGGACCCAATATGAATCCCCAG GCTGCTGATCAGCTGTTAAAGTTCATGACAGATCCAAA GCTGAATCCTTTGGCTGCAGGCTTAAACCTGAGTGCAAGCCTGAAGGCTGATGCATCCAATAAAGAAATCGAAGAGGCCATGAAGAGAGTCAGAGAGGCCCAGTCGCTCATTTCGGCTGCTATCGAACCTGGAA ACAAGGAAAGCAAGAAGAAGCGCTCTCGTAGTAGGTCCAggtccaggaggaggaggtctaGATCACGATCAAGACACAG GCGAACCCGGAGCAGATCAAGGCGCCGGTCAAACTCCAGAAGCAGAAGGCGCTCCAAAAGCCCCCGCAGGAGACACACCGACTCCAGAGACCAAAGCAGGCGATCTCCGAGCAGGTCCAG agatagaaagaaagacGATTCAGGGAGAAGAAGATCTAAAACACCACCTAAAAGCTACAGCACAGCCAGGAGGTCACGCAGCGAGGACCG GAGACGCAGGAGAAGTCGAAGCGGCAGCCGATCTCCTCCTAAAAAGTCTCCTAAAAGAAGGACTCCATCTCCTAGAAG acacaagaaagaaaagaaaagggatAAAGAAAGGGACCGGGACCGCAAGAGTGATAAAGATCGCGTTCGTGAGGAACGTGAGCGCTCCACcagtaagaaaaagaaaagtagagACAAAGAACGAGAACGAGAGCGAGAGCGGGACAGGAAATCagacggagagaaaggagaTGTCAAG ATCACCAGGGATTATGACGAGGAAGAACAAGGCTACGACAGCGAGAAGGAGCGGGAGGACAGGAAGGATTCTGACGACTCTGCTTTGTCTCCTCAGTCTGTAGAAGGTAACGGCACAGCGCGGTCTGTGAAGCAGGCCAAAGTTAACGGAGCTGACGATCACCATGAAGAAGACATGGACGTCAGCGATTAA
- the LOC119498100 gene encoding serine/arginine-rich splicing factor 11-like isoform X6, which produces MCVKMSFSPNACSYFPVGSIPDEAKALSLLAPANAVAGILPGGGLLPTPNPMSNPAVRLQIMGGNPFGVPNMDAMAAFGFPGPNMNPQAADQLLKFMTDPKLNPLAAGLNLSASLKADASNKEIEEAMKRVREAQSLISAAIEPGNKESKKKRSRSRSRSRRRRSRSRSRHRRTRSRSRRRSNSRSRRRSKSPRRRHTDSRDQSRRSPSRSRDRKKDDSGRRRSKTPPKSYSTARRSRSEDRRRRRSRSGSRSPPKKSPKRRTPSPRRHKKEKKRDKERDRDRKSDKDRVREERERSTSKKKKSRDKERERERERDRKSDGEKGDVKITRDYDEEEQGYDSEKEREDRKDSDDSALSPQSVEGNGTARSVKQAKVNGADDHHEEDMDVSD; this is translated from the exons ATGTGTGTGAAGATGTCGTTCTCTCCTAATGCTTGTTCTTATTTTCCTGTAGGATCTATTCCAGATGAGGCGAAAGCTTTGTCACTGCTGGCGCCAGCAAACGCTGTTGCAGGAATTCTGCCAGGAGGAGGACTTCTTCCAACGCCCAACCCCATGTCCAATCCAGCTGTAAGACTTCAAATT ATGGGAGGGAACCCTTTCGGTGTTCCGAACATGGATGCAATGGCTGCATTTGGATTCCCAGGACCCAATATGAATCCCCAG GCTGCTGATCAGCTGTTAAAGTTCATGACAGATCCAAA GCTGAATCCTTTGGCTGCAGGCTTAAACCTGAGTGCAAGCCTGAAGGCTGATGCATCCAATAAAGAAATCGAAGAGGCCATGAAGAGAGTCAGAGAGGCCCAGTCGCTCATTTCGGCTGCTATCGAACCTGGAA ACAAGGAAAGCAAGAAGAAGCGCTCTCGTAGTAGGTCCAggtccaggaggaggaggtctaGATCACGATCAAGACACAG GCGAACCCGGAGCAGATCAAGGCGCCGGTCAAACTCCAGAAGCAGAAGGCGCTCCAAAAGCCCCCGCAGGAGACACACCGACTCCAGAGACCAAAGCAGGCGATCTCCGAGCAGGTCCAG agatagaaagaaagacGATTCAGGGAGAAGAAGATCTAAAACACCACCTAAAAGCTACAGCACAGCCAGGAGGTCACGCAGCGAGGACCG GAGACGCAGGAGAAGTCGAAGCGGCAGCCGATCTCCTCCTAAAAAGTCTCCTAAAAGAAGGACTCCATCTCCTAGAAG acacaagaaagaaaagaaaagggatAAAGAAAGGGACCGGGACCGCAAGAGTGATAAAGATCGCGTTCGTGAGGAACGTGAGCGCTCCACcagtaagaaaaagaaaagtagagACAAAGAACGAGAACGAGAGCGAGAGCGGGACAGGAAATCagacggagagaaaggagaTGTCAAG ATCACCAGGGATTATGACGAGGAAGAACAAGGCTACGACAGCGAGAAGGAGCGGGAGGACAGGAAGGATTCTGACGACTCTGCTTTGTCTCCTCAGTCTGTAGAAGGTAACGGCACAGCGCGGTCTGTGAAGCAGGCCAAAGTTAACGGAGCTGACGATCACCATGAAGAAGACATGGACGTCAGCGATTAA
- the LOC119498100 gene encoding serine/arginine-rich splicing factor 11-like isoform X8 translates to MSNPAMGGNPFGVPNMDAMAAFGFPGPNMNPQAADQLLKFMTDPKLNPLAAGLNLSASLKADASNKEIEEAMKRVREAQSLISAAIEPGNKESKKKRSRSRSRSRRRRSRSRSRHRRTRSRSRRRSNSRSRRRSKSPRRRHTDSRDQSRRSPSRSRDRKKDDSGRRRSKTPPKSYSTARRSRSEDRRRRRSRSGSRSPPKKSPKRRTPSPRRHKKEKKRDKERDRDRKSDKDRVREERERSTSKKKKSRDKERERERERDRKSDGEKGDVKITRDYDEEEQGYDSEKEREDRKDSDDSALSPQSVEGNGTARSVKQAKVNGADDHHEEDMDVSD, encoded by the exons ATGTCCAATCCAGCT ATGGGAGGGAACCCTTTCGGTGTTCCGAACATGGATGCAATGGCTGCATTTGGATTCCCAGGACCCAATATGAATCCCCAG GCTGCTGATCAGCTGTTAAAGTTCATGACAGATCCAAA GCTGAATCCTTTGGCTGCAGGCTTAAACCTGAGTGCAAGCCTGAAGGCTGATGCATCCAATAAAGAAATCGAAGAGGCCATGAAGAGAGTCAGAGAGGCCCAGTCGCTCATTTCGGCTGCTATCGAACCTGGAA ACAAGGAAAGCAAGAAGAAGCGCTCTCGTAGTAGGTCCAggtccaggaggaggaggtctaGATCACGATCAAGACACAG GCGAACCCGGAGCAGATCAAGGCGCCGGTCAAACTCCAGAAGCAGAAGGCGCTCCAAAAGCCCCCGCAGGAGACACACCGACTCCAGAGACCAAAGCAGGCGATCTCCGAGCAGGTCCAG agatagaaagaaagacGATTCAGGGAGAAGAAGATCTAAAACACCACCTAAAAGCTACAGCACAGCCAGGAGGTCACGCAGCGAGGACCG GAGACGCAGGAGAAGTCGAAGCGGCAGCCGATCTCCTCCTAAAAAGTCTCCTAAAAGAAGGACTCCATCTCCTAGAAG acacaagaaagaaaagaaaagggatAAAGAAAGGGACCGGGACCGCAAGAGTGATAAAGATCGCGTTCGTGAGGAACGTGAGCGCTCCACcagtaagaaaaagaaaagtagagACAAAGAACGAGAACGAGAGCGAGAGCGGGACAGGAAATCagacggagagaaaggagaTGTCAAG ATCACCAGGGATTATGACGAGGAAGAACAAGGCTACGACAGCGAGAAGGAGCGGGAGGACAGGAAGGATTCTGACGACTCTGCTTTGTCTCCTCAGTCTGTAGAAGGTAACGGCACAGCGCGGTCTGTGAAGCAGGCCAAAGTTAACGGAGCTGACGATCACCATGAAGAAGACATGGACGTCAGCGATTAA
- the LOC119498100 gene encoding serine/arginine-rich splicing factor 11-like isoform X3, translating to MNYTTKVVQVTNVSPSTTSEQMRTLFGFLGTIEELKLFPPDDSPMPVTSRVCFVKFQEPESVGVSQHLTNTVFVDRALIVVPFAEGSIPDEAKALSLLAPANAVAGILPGGGLLPTPNPMSNPAVRLQIMGGNPFGVPNMDAMAAFGFPGPNMNPQAADQLLKFMTDPKLNPLAAGLNLSASLKADASNKEIEEAMKRVREAQSLISAAIEPGNKESKKKRSRSRSRSRRRRSRSRSRHRSRRRSNSRSRRRSKSPRRRHTDSRDQSRRSPSRSRDRKKDDSGRRRSKTPPKSYSTARRSRSEDRRRRRSRSGSRSPPKKSPKRRTPSPRRHKKEKKRDKERDRDRKSDKDRVREERERSTSKKKKSRDKERERERERDRKSDGEKGDVKITRDYDEEEQGYDSEKEREDRKDSDDSALSPQSVEGNGTARSVKQAKVNGADDHHEEDMDVSD from the exons ATGAATTACACCACGAAGGTTGTCCAGGTGACCAATGTGTCTCCGAGCACCACGTCCGAGCAGATGAGGACTCTGTTCGGCTTCCTGGGGACCATCGAGGAGCTCAAGCTGTTTCCTCCAGA TGATTCTCCGATGCCGGTGACATCGCGGGTGTGTTTTGTGAAGTTCCAGGAGCCAGAGTCTGTTGGAGTGTCTCAACATCTGACTAACACCGTGTTCGTGGACAGAGCACTGATTGTGGTCCCATTTGCTGAAG GATCTATTCCAGATGAGGCGAAAGCTTTGTCACTGCTGGCGCCAGCAAACGCTGTTGCAGGAATTCTGCCAGGAGGAGGACTTCTTCCAACGCCCAACCCCATGTCCAATCCAGCTGTAAGACTTCAAATT ATGGGAGGGAACCCTTTCGGTGTTCCGAACATGGATGCAATGGCTGCATTTGGATTCCCAGGACCCAATATGAATCCCCAG GCTGCTGATCAGCTGTTAAAGTTCATGACAGATCCAAA GCTGAATCCTTTGGCTGCAGGCTTAAACCTGAGTGCAAGCCTGAAGGCTGATGCATCCAATAAAGAAATCGAAGAGGCCATGAAGAGAGTCAGAGAGGCCCAGTCGCTCATTTCGGCTGCTATCGAACCTGGAA ACAAGGAAAGCAAGAAGAAGCGCTCTCGTAGTAGGTCCAggtccaggaggaggaggtctaGATCACGATCAAGACACAG ATCAAGGCGCCGGTCAAACTCCAGAAGCAGAAGGCGCTCCAAAAGCCCCCGCAGGAGACACACCGACTCCAGAGACCAAAGCAGGCGATCTCCGAGCAGGTCCAG agatagaaagaaagacGATTCAGGGAGAAGAAGATCTAAAACACCACCTAAAAGCTACAGCACAGCCAGGAGGTCACGCAGCGAGGACCG GAGACGCAGGAGAAGTCGAAGCGGCAGCCGATCTCCTCCTAAAAAGTCTCCTAAAAGAAGGACTCCATCTCCTAGAAG acacaagaaagaaaagaaaagggatAAAGAAAGGGACCGGGACCGCAAGAGTGATAAAGATCGCGTTCGTGAGGAACGTGAGCGCTCCACcagtaagaaaaagaaaagtagagACAAAGAACGAGAACGAGAGCGAGAGCGGGACAGGAAATCagacggagagaaaggagaTGTCAAG ATCACCAGGGATTATGACGAGGAAGAACAAGGCTACGACAGCGAGAAGGAGCGGGAGGACAGGAAGGATTCTGACGACTCTGCTTTGTCTCCTCAGTCTGTAGAAGGTAACGGCACAGCGCGGTCTGTGAAGCAGGCCAAAGTTAACGGAGCTGACGATCACCATGAAGAAGACATGGACGTCAGCGATTAA